GGGCCCGCGCCCCGAGCACCCCGGCACCGAAGGGGTCCGCTGCAACCTCGTGCCGGGCGTCGGCGAACTGTTCGTCATGCCCACCCTGACCACCTCCGGCCGCGCCGACATCCTGTTCTGGGAGGGCATACCCGGCGGCCCGCTCGACGCCTTCAACGGTGTCAAGGACCCCGCGGAGCACCTCTCCCTGACCCTGGAACTCATGGAGCGGTACGTCCCCTGGGAGTACGCGCGGGCCACCAAGGTCGAACTGACCGACGCCGGCGGCACGCTGGCCGGCCGCTACGCCCCCACCGTCCGCAACCCGATCGGCCGCCTCCCCGGCGGTGGACTCGTGCTGGGCGTGGCGGACGTCGTCGTGGCCAACGACCCGATCACCGGGCAGGGCTCCAACTCGGCGTCCAAGTGCGCCGCCGCGTACCTCGCCTCGATCGTCGAGCACGGCGACAAGCCGTTCGACGAGGAGTGGATGCGCGCCACCTTCGACCGCTACTGGAACACCGCGCAGCACGTCACCAAGTGGACCAACGCGATGCTCGCGCCGCCGCCGGAGCACATCCTGAACCTCATCGGTGCCGCCGGTGAGATCCAGCCGGTCGCCGACCGGTTCGCCAACGGCTTCAACGACCCGGCCGACTTCGAGAACTACTTCTACGACCCGGACAAGGCGCAGGCCTACCTGGTCGAGGTCTCCGGCGCGGGCGCCGCGTAACCCTCGTAGCCCTCGTCCGACCCGTCCGTGGCGCCCTCGGGGAGCTCCGGCGGCTCGTAACGCCGCAGGGGCTTCCCCGTGGGGTCCGGGCGTACGGCGCCCAGGACCGGGTTGGCCGCGATCGGTGACACCTTCACCTTCGCGCCCGGACGGGGTGCCTGGACGACCATGCCGTCGCCGAGGTACAGCGCGACGTGCGTGGCCTTCGGGAAGTACACGACCAGGTCGCCCGGGCGCAGCTCGTCCAGCGGGATCCGCTCCAGCCGCTTCCACTGCTCCTGGCTGGTCCGGGGGATGGGCGTCCCCGCCTCGGCCCAGGCCTGCGAGGTCAGCCCCGAGCAGTCGTACGTCCTCGGGCCCTCCGTGCCCCACTCGTACGGCTTGCCGAGCTGCCGTACGGCGTAGCGCACGGCCCGGTCGCCCTCGGCCGAGGGGGCGCGGACGCTGCTGGTGCTTCCCTTGCTCTCGTCGGTGCCGCTGCTGTGTTCGCTGCCGAGCGCGCCGGATGCCATGAACTTCTTCTGCGCCTTCGTGATGCCGTTCTGCTCGAACTCGGCGAGGTCGGTGAGCTGGTCGCGGCTGAGGGAGGCGAGCAGTTCCTCGACGTCGTGCAGGCGGGCGCGGACCTCGTCCCGTTCCTTCTTGCGCCGCTCGGTGAGGGCGAGCCGCCGGTCGAGGGCCGTGCGGGCCTTGCGGGCCAGCTCGTGGGCCTTGCGCTCGTTGCCGGTCAGCCGGCCGATGGTGTCGGCCCGCTCCTGTGCGAGCCGTCCGATCACATGGCCCTGCTCGATGGCGTGCTGCGGGTCGCGGGCCAGGAGCAGGCGTACGTACGGGGAGATGTCGGTGCTGCTCTGGTACTGCTGCCGGGCCAGCCGGCCGGCCGCGCCCCGGCTGTCGTGCAGGGAGAGCCGGGCGCGCGCGAGGGCGCGGTCCAGGCGGTCGGTCTCGGCGCGCTGCTTCTTCAGCTTCTCCTCGGTGGCGTTGTAGGCCTCGGTGGCCTCCTCGGCCTTCCTGTACAGCTCCTGAAGATCTGTCAGGAGGTCGGCCACGTTGTGCTGTTCCGTTTCCGGCTCGGGAACGGCCGTGGCCGGGGCGGGCACCAGGACGGTTCCGGCCGCCGTCGCCGCGATGCAGACCAGACGCAGAAGCTTTCCTGACACGCCATCACCTCCGTTGCGGGGGCGGCGTGGTGCCGCCGGACATCGTGAGGATCAGGCGTGTGCGGGCGGTGCGCGCGGTGGGTGTGCGCGGTTCGGCGCAACGGGGTCACCCGTCGGCGTCGTCCGGCTTGCCGGGCGGCGTGGCGTCTGGCCTGCCGGGGGGTGGGACGTCCGGCTTCGACCAGGGCCAGTTGAGCCGGCGGGGCGGGACGCCCTCCGGGGCGTACGCGTACTTCCAGCGGTCGGTCAGGCCGACCTTGCCCGGCCCGCGGGGGACGCGGCGGTAGACGAGCACGGTGTCCGGCCCGCCGTCGGGGTCCGGGACGGGGATGCGGTACGTCTTGGGCGGGTGGCCGGTGATGCCGAGGAGGACCGGCAGGACTCTGCCGTCCATGGGGCCGCCTTCGAAGGGGGTGTCTTCGCTCTTCACGGAATCAGTGTCAGACATCCTCGGCGAGCGCCTGGACCAGGGCGTCGGTCTGCGGGTCGCGACGGGCGGTCACAGTGAGCATCGCCACGAACTGCTCGACGAGCCAGTCGCGCAGTTCCCCGGCGGGGGGCTGCTTGTCCTCGTCGAGCCAGATGAGCGACGACGCCTCCACTGCGGTGATCCACATACGGACGGTCATGCGCAGGCCGGGGCCGGGGCCGGTGGCGCCCAGGTGGTTGAGGATGTGCTCGGCGGCGACGCGGCGGACGCCGTCGACGATGGCGGTGGTGCGCGATGTCCCGACGACGCTGCCGCCCTGGAGGAGGGCGCTGAAACCGGTGTCGTGCTCGTCGACGAAGGTGAGGTAGCGGTCGAGGGCGCGGGACAGGCGGGGGAGGAGGGGGCCTTCGCGGGGTTCGTCGAAGCAGTGCTGGAGCTCGTCGGCGGCGGAGCGCAGGGCGGCCTCGTAGAGCTGCTGCTTGCCGCCCGGGAAGTACCGGTACACCAGCGGCCGCGAAACTCCGGCCGCCTCCGCCACGTCGTCGAGGGACACCTCCTCCGGGGCGCGGTGGGCGAAGAGGTTCAGCGCGGACGTCAGCAGCTGACTGCGACGTTCCTCGACGCTGAGTCGCCGGTAGGCGGGGGTGGGGGCGGATGGTGTCATGCCTCGCAGCTTGACGTGCTCCCTGGCCTGAAGTCCAGACATTCCGGCTTGGGTCGGCTGACCCTTCCGGGGGCTTCCTGCTTCCCCGCGCTGTGCGGGCACGTGTGCCCGTCTTACCGGCGCTCCACAGGCGTTTTGCGTCTCCGCCCGTCCGGCGGCGACGATACGGCGTCCCTCGAAGAGGACGTTGCGGGCTGCGTTGTGGTCACGGTCGTGCACGGTGCCGCACCCGCTGCACGTCCACTGCCGGACGTGCAGCGGCTTGGGACCGTCCCGAAAGCCGCAGACCGAGCAGACCTGGGAGGACGGGAACGCCCGGCCCACTTCGGCGAAGGTGCGGCCGTGCTTGACCGCCTTGTACTCCAGCATGCCGACGAACGGCGGACCATCCCGCGTCGTGCACCGACTGGGCGAGCCGGGTCCGGCCGAGACCGGCCACCGCGAGGTCTTCCACATACACCGCTTGGTTGTCGCGGATGATCTGTGGGGAAACCTAGTGGTGGAAGTCCCGCCGCCGGTTCGCCACCCTGGCGTGCGACCTTGATGCGGCCCTTGGCCCGGTTCCTCGATCCCCTGACCTTGCGCGACAGCTCCCGCCCAAGTCGCGTGCGTTTCATCTCGGCCCGGCGCATACCGATCACCGTACGGACGCCTCGCGACCGCTCGCGGCGAAAGATCACATCCAACCGGAATTGCACACAATGTGAGCAAATGCGTTCGAGGACTTCGAGGTGAGTCTCTCCATCGCGTCGGGCAGCCACTCAGTAGTCACCCTGCACGGACATGACGGAGTCGGGGGCATCTACGCCAGCAGCCCCGACGACTTCCACAGGCGGCGTCCGACACCCCGCAGCACCCCGATGTCGTCGAGGAAGTCGGTCAGGCGCTTGGAGCCGTTCTGCATGACCTCCCGGCGGTGGCCGCTCGCCCGTGCCTGGGCGAGGGCCTCGCGCTTGTCGAGGCCCACGTTCGTGTAGACGTCGGGGTTCACGAAC
This is a stretch of genomic DNA from Streptomyces hawaiiensis. It encodes these proteins:
- a CDS encoding styrene monooxygenase/indole monooxygenase family protein translates to MRKILVVGAGQSGLQIALGLQSQGYEVTLMSNRTADEIRTGRVMSTQCMFHTALQHERDLQLNFWESQAPKIEGLGVSVAAPGSWAEGPSARAIDWLGRLDGYAQSVDQRVKMAGWMETFAQRGGQLVIHGAAVGDLDYFSRTYDLVLVAAGKGELVQMFGRDAERSPYSEPQRALAVTYVHGLGPRPEHPGTEGVRCNLVPGVGELFVMPTLTTSGRADILFWEGIPGGPLDAFNGVKDPAEHLSLTLELMERYVPWEYARATKVELTDAGGTLAGRYAPTVRNPIGRLPGGGLVLGVADVVVANDPITGQGSNSASKCAAAYLASIVEHGDKPFDEEWMRATFDRYWNTAQHVTKWTNAMLAPPPEHILNLIGAAGEIQPVADRFANGFNDPADFENYFYDPDKAQAYLVEVSGAGAA
- a CDS encoding NlpC/P60 family protein, with amino-acid sequence MSGKLLRLVCIAATAAGTVLVPAPATAVPEPETEQHNVADLLTDLQELYRKAEEATEAYNATEEKLKKQRAETDRLDRALARARLSLHDSRGAAGRLARQQYQSSTDISPYVRLLLARDPQHAIEQGHVIGRLAQERADTIGRLTGNERKAHELARKARTALDRRLALTERRKKERDEVRARLHDVEELLASLSRDQLTDLAEFEQNGITKAQKKFMASGALGSEHSSGTDESKGSTSSVRAPSAEGDRAVRYAVRQLGKPYEWGTEGPRTYDCSGLTSQAWAEAGTPIPRTSQEQWKRLERIPLDELRPGDLVVYFPKATHVALYLGDGMVVQAPRPGAKVKVSPIAANPVLGAVRPDPTGKPLRRYEPPELPEGATDGSDEGYEGYAAPAPETSTR
- a CDS encoding TetR/AcrR family transcriptional regulator, encoding MTPSAPTPAYRRLSVEERRSQLLTSALNLFAHRAPEEVSLDDVAEAAGVSRPLVYRYFPGGKQQLYEAALRSAADELQHCFDEPREGPLLPRLSRALDRYLTFVDEHDTGFSALLQGGSVVGTSRTTAIVDGVRRVAAEHILNHLGATGPGPGLRMTVRMWITAVEASSLIWLDEDKQPPAGELRDWLVEQFVAMLTVTARRDPQTDALVQALAEDV